From the genome of Aspergillus fumigatus Af293 chromosome 1, whole genome shotgun sequence, one region includes:
- a CDS encoding C2H2-type zinc finger protein, whose protein sequence is MTESPGSPLSSIASDEMSDREDLKHPFSPSASTLPPSKRRRTGVASWDRNTPLSTTFQEDLPPTSPSTSISSDTSGDIPNSPTLLALIGGSQDDDYSGQGNDQVTVCRWEGCNVGDLGNMDDLVQHIHNDHVGNRQKRYSCEWSDCPRKGQTHASGYALRAHMRSHTREKPFYCALPECDRSFTRSDALAKHMRTVHETEALRPSDPVPKGHNVPASAVGTPTGTPVSKLQRIRLKLSQPKDETDRLSEIANDDAVVAEDLDELELPEFGPEIGFDEHELQLRPYDLYRLLRRQIHWAEKEGQELKEEWEKIRPKRKQAWLEKESIFDDVIDAELRLFSAIVATEGLPTESGNAPNGVQKVQQGHLAVAEAEASLSRDSMSIPP, encoded by the exons ATGACCGAATCTCCCGGCTCCCCCCTTTCCTCAATTGCGTCCGACGAAATGTCGGATCGCGAAGACCTCAAGCATCCCTTCTCTCCATCAGCCTCAACCCTGCCTCCATCCAAGCGCCGTCGCACCGGTGTCGCGTCATGGGATCGCAATACTCCACTCTCAACCACATTTCAAGAAGATCTCCCACCGACCTCCCCCTCgacctcgatctcgtccGATACCTCCGGCGACATCCCCAATTCTCCCACCCTCCTGGCCCTCATAGGCGGCAGCCAGGATGACGACTACAGCGGCCAGGGCAATGACCAGGTTACCGTATGTCGGTGGGAGGGATGCAACGTAGGGGATCTCGGCAACATGGACGATCTGGTCCAACACATCCACAACGATCATGTCGGTAACCGACAGAAGAGATACTCCTGCGAGTGGTCCGACTGTCCTCGAAAGGGCCAAACACATGCGAGCGGCTACGCACTGCGCGCACATATGAGGAGCCATACGCGGGAGAAGCCATTCTACTGTGCGCTACCAG AATGCGACCGCAGTTTCACCCGTTCAGACGCCCTCGCCAAACACATGCGAACCGTCCACGAGACAGAAGCCCTCCGACCCTCTGACCCCGTACCGAAAGGCCACAATGTCCCAGCCTCTGCAGTGGGAACCCCTACCGGAACCCCCGTCAGTAAACTCCAGCGCATCAGACTGAAGCTATCGCAACCGAAGGACGAGACAGACCGGCTCAGCGAGATCGCCAACGATGACGCAGTCGTCGCCGAGgacctcgacgagctcgaaCTCCCTGAGTTCGGTCCTGAGATCGGGTTCGACGAGCACGAGCTCCAGCTCCGGCCTTACGATCTCTACCGGCTGCTTCGTCGGCAGATCCACTGGGCCGAGAAGGAAGGCcaggagctgaaggaggaatgGGAGAAGATTAgaccgaagaggaagcaggcgtggctggagaaggagagcatcttcgacgatgtcatcgacGCCGAACTCCGCCTGTTCAGCGCCATTGTGGCCACGGAGGGTCTCCCAACGGAATCAGGTAATGCCCCAAACGGTGTCCAGAAAGTGCAGCAAGGACATCTAGCGGTGgctgaagcagaagcgaGTCTGAGCCGCGACTCGATGTCCATTCCTCCATGA